A single region of the Mycobacterium avium subsp. avium genome encodes:
- the atpB gene encoding F0F1 ATP synthase subunit A, translating to MPETTFLAESAIEVGEHNHATWLGMTVNTDTILSTGIAALIVLALAFFLRAKITSTGVPSGVQLFWEAITVQMRDQIESAVGMRIAPFVLPLAVTIFVFILISNWLSVLPLQYTDKSGHTTELLKSAAADINYVLALALFVFVCYHVAGIWRRGVVGHPLAVLKGHVAFLAPINVVEELAKPISLSLRLFGNIFAGGILVALIALFPPYIMWAPNAIWKAFDLFVGAIQAFIFSILTILYFSQAMEIEEHHD from the coding sequence ATGCCTGAGACGACGTTCCTGGCCGAATCCGCAATCGAGGTCGGCGAACACAACCACGCCACCTGGCTGGGCATGACCGTCAACACCGACACGATTCTGTCGACCGGGATCGCCGCGCTGATCGTCCTCGCGCTGGCGTTCTTCCTGCGCGCGAAGATCACCTCCACCGGCGTGCCCAGCGGCGTCCAGTTGTTCTGGGAGGCCATCACGGTCCAGATGCGCGATCAGATCGAGAGCGCGGTCGGCATGCGGATCGCACCGTTCGTGTTGCCGCTGGCCGTCACCATCTTCGTGTTCATCCTGATCTCCAACTGGCTGTCGGTGCTTCCGCTGCAGTACACGGACAAGTCCGGGCACACCACCGAGCTGCTGAAGTCGGCGGCCGCGGACATCAATTACGTTCTGGCGCTGGCTCTTTTCGTCTTCGTCTGCTACCACGTGGCCGGCATCTGGCGTCGCGGCGTCGTCGGGCACCCGCTGGCCGTGCTCAAGGGTCACGTGGCGTTCCTGGCGCCGATCAACGTCGTCGAGGAGTTGGCCAAGCCAATCTCGTTGTCGCTGCGACTTTTCGGCAACATCTTCGCCGGCGGCATCCTGGTCGCGCTGATCGCGCTGTTCCCGCCCTACATCATGTGGGCCCCCAACGCGATCTGGAAAGCCTTCGACCTGTTCGTCGGCGCGATCCAGGCCTTCATCTTCTCGATCCTGACCATCCTGTACTTCAGCCAGGCCATGGAGATCGAGGAACACCATGACTGA
- a CDS encoding ATP synthase subunit I, producing the protein MTTPAQDAPLVFPSVAFRPVRLFAISVAITAVAVLAAGLSGHLMVGVFFGIGLLLGLLNAVLVRRSVDSITAKEHPLKRSMAVNSASRLAIITVVGLIIAYLFRPAGLGVLFGLALFQVLLVASTALPVWKKLRAGDWAPSADGAAAGSDGTEGRNSTDA; encoded by the coding sequence GTGACGACACCAGCGCAGGACGCGCCGTTGGTGTTCCCCTCTGTTGCTTTCCGTCCGGTTCGGCTGTTCGCGATCAGCGTTGCCATCACCGCGGTGGCGGTGCTCGCCGCCGGACTGTCCGGTCACCTGATGGTCGGGGTCTTCTTCGGCATCGGGTTGCTGCTGGGTTTGCTCAACGCCGTACTGGTGCGCCGCTCGGTTGACTCGATCACCGCCAAGGAGCACCCGCTGAAGAGGTCGATGGCGGTCAACTCGGCGTCCCGGCTGGCCATCATCACCGTCGTCGGGCTGATCATCGCCTACCTGTTCCGGCCCGCCGGACTGGGCGTGCTGTTCGGGCTGGCGCTGTTCCAGGTCCTCTTGGTGGCATCGACGGCGCTGCCGGTGTGGAAGAAACTGCGTGCCGGTGATTGGGCGCCGTCCGCCGACGGCGCCGCCGCGGGGTCGGACGGAACGGAAGGAAGGAACAGCACCGATGCCTGA